One genomic segment of Pempheris klunzingeri isolate RE-2024b chromosome 21, fPemKlu1.hap1, whole genome shotgun sequence includes these proteins:
- the mcur1 gene encoding mitochondrial calcium uniporter regulator 1, protein MVLKQCHSRFRLLGVKQPGKRNDLCFNPDRGSGAPCVTAGTTSPWVRCIVTPPVSHSVEPGGQKRVSALTRVFLRELSASTRAFQYDLKPGDAKSEVGRLLFDTHAVVRLFEENGFTTQQAEVMVKVLVRMTNSNMDVIYGDMVTKVQQEIMLQRVMSQIAAVKKDMIILEKSEFSTLLTENEKLKIQLLQLKVQLADVMNKVRSDNILDMNLEKSRVKEMKAEHEKKLLETRNDIMEMTAEQERHLTQTNMKIDTEVAGLKTMLESHKLDTIKYLAGSVFTCLTVVLGFYRIWM, encoded by the exons ATGGTGCTAAAACAGTGTCACTCCCGCTTCAGACTGCTTGGCGTTAAGCAGCCTGGGAAGAGGAATGACCTTTGTTTTAACCCAGACAGAGGGAGCGGAGCACCGTGTGTGACAGCCGGCACCACATCACCGTGGGTCCGCTGCATCGTCACTCCGCCCGTCAGTCACTCTGTGGAGCCTGGTGGACAGAAGCGAGTCTCCGCGCTCACACGGGTGTTTCTGAGAG AGCTGAGTGCCTCCACCAGAGCCTTCCAGTACGACTTGAAACCAGGCGACGCAAAGTCTGAAGTGGGGAGGCTGCTTTTTGACACGCACGCGGTGGTGCGGCTGTTTGAGGAAAACG GCTTCACTACCCAGCAGGCTGAGGTGATGGTTAAAGTGCTGGTGAGGATGACCAACTCTAACATGGATGTCATCTATGGGGACATGGTAACGAAAGTGCAGCAG GAGATCATGCTGCAGCGTGTCATGTCTCAAATAGCAGCTGTAAAGAAGGACATGATAATCCTCGAGAAGAGCGAGTTCTCCACTTTACTGACAGAGAACGAG AAACTCAAGATCCAGTTATTGCAGCTGAAGGTCCAACTGGCT GATGTAATGAATAAAGTGCGCTCAGACAATATTTTGGACATGAATTTGGAGAAAAGTCGTGTAAAAGAAATG AAAGCAGAGCACGAGAAGAAGCTTCTAGAAACACGAAATGACATTATGGAAATG ACGGCAGAGCAAGAACGCCATTTAACTCAGACCAACATGAAAATAGACACTGAAGTCGCTGGTTTGAAAACCATGTTAGAGTCTCATAAGCTGGATACTATCAAATACCTTGCAG GGTCAGTGTTCACCTGCCTCACTGTGGTCTTGGGCTTCTATCGCATTTGGATGTAA